Proteins from a genomic interval of Halopseudomonas litoralis:
- a CDS encoding OprD family porin, producing MNKNISRTLIASSILFAAHSGAVSAQEHIASGFVDGSNLSVLNRNFYFNRDDRHGQFSPKGTGYSEAWAHGITVNFESGYTEGTVGFGLDAFAMLGLKLDTGDGRNGGRSTFDVLPVDSQGKAEDEYTKIGAVAKLRAFDTVIKIGDVFPANPVVHYGDSRLLPESFRGVTLANTHVEGLTVQGGRLTGMSQPTSSSMHDDFATFYAGAVDSPWVAYFGGDYILNPELGFSLYTSRLKDAWDQTYVGISGELPMSERISLFGGINYYDARDEGKKLLGEFSNQIWSARVGIATDAHSIAVSHQRNHGDDDFDYLRQSDAIFLDNASQYNDFNAPKEQSWMFRYDLDMTEYGVPGLSFMTRYAKGSEADYSNANAVYMRRDAGGDPLTDQKRWERDIEAKYIVQSGKLHGLSFRVRQATARATAFESDLDEVRIIIEYPLDII from the coding sequence ATGAATAAAAACATCAGTCGCACGTTGATTGCCTCGTCAATACTGTTTGCCGCTCACTCCGGAGCTGTATCAGCACAAGAACATATTGCATCTGGCTTCGTAGATGGAAGCAACCTATCGGTACTGAACCGAAATTTCTATTTTAATCGAGACGACCGTCATGGTCAGTTCAGTCCGAAAGGGACAGGATATTCTGAAGCATGGGCACACGGCATCACGGTTAACTTCGAGTCAGGTTATACCGAAGGGACAGTTGGTTTTGGTTTGGATGCTTTCGCGATGTTGGGTTTGAAACTCGATACTGGCGACGGACGAAACGGCGGACGCAGCACCTTTGACGTACTTCCTGTCGACTCCCAGGGCAAAGCCGAAGACGAATACACAAAGATCGGGGCGGTAGCTAAGCTGCGCGCCTTTGACACAGTAATCAAGATAGGTGACGTTTTTCCGGCTAACCCTGTTGTCCACTACGGAGATTCACGGCTACTTCCTGAAAGTTTCAGGGGCGTTACACTGGCCAATACACATGTTGAAGGATTGACCGTACAAGGCGGTCGACTCACTGGCATGAGCCAGCCAACCAGCAGCAGTATGCATGATGATTTCGCAACATTTTATGCAGGCGCGGTCGACTCTCCATGGGTGGCTTATTTCGGAGGGGATTATATCCTCAATCCCGAATTAGGGTTCAGCCTATATACAAGCCGCCTTAAAGACGCCTGGGATCAAACGTATGTTGGTATTTCCGGTGAGCTGCCAATGTCCGAACGAATTTCGCTGTTTGGTGGCATAAATTATTACGATGCCCGCGACGAGGGCAAGAAGCTACTCGGAGAGTTTAGCAACCAGATATGGAGTGCTAGAGTCGGAATTGCGACCGATGCCCACAGCATCGCGGTGTCCCACCAGCGCAACCATGGAGATGACGATTTCGATTATCTGCGGCAATCCGATGCAATCTTTCTCGATAACGCATCTCAGTATAATGATTTCAACGCACCAAAAGAGCAGTCGTGGATGTTTCGTTATGATCTGGACATGACTGAGTATGGCGTGCCGGGACTTTCATTCATGACCCGTTATGCCAAAGGAAGCGAGGCCGACTATTCAAATGCTAACGCGGTCTATATGAGACGGGATGCGGGCGGGGACCCGCTTACTGACCAGAAGCGTTGGGAGAGAGACATCGAAGCCAAGTACATAGTGCAGTCCGGAAAACTCCATGGCCTGTCTTTTAGGGTGCGCCAGGCTACTGCACGTGCAACCGCTTTTGAATCGGATCTAGATGAAGTCAGGATTATTATAGAATACCCGCTTGATATTATCTGA
- the istA gene encoding IS21 family transposase, translated as MIHKIKGLYDQGRGLSVRAISRELGISRNTVRKYLHLDETQISVAIADPSRTKLLDGHRDYLINQLIQFPALSAVKLARRLRERSVDLAVSDRSIRRYVQTLKQQVACGQFRYYEPVVESVPGVQCQVDPGELRGVMIGGVERVVHFVVFVLSCSRLMYVGLSFRPLDTERFIQMHDEAFRYFGGVTEECIYDQTKMVVISEQYRELTLNQRFHQYATTAGYRIHACEGYDPESKGKVEAGVKYVKRDCFYGEQFADENAVHQHLHDWLETVANARVHGTTGQHPREHFEALERSQLKPYLVPQSLLHLMPARETRKVDKTGLISWQANKYSVPMAWQQARVGVSAQDNQLLIHDLESGELIATHDLCKAKGRMIKNNNHYRDQTQRITDLEHSIDAILSDDLGSALCQLLKRTSPRIYKDQLVAVRDLLMAHAPVDTKLLGELCERSELTATGLRRYLEAWQQARARGRAISDREYAPEAGSRVGHADLNAYAHVGQSTGHGVTP; from the coding sequence GTGATTCACAAGATCAAGGGGTTGTACGACCAGGGCCGGGGTTTGTCGGTCCGTGCCATCAGCCGTGAGCTGGGGATTTCCCGGAATACCGTACGCAAGTATCTTCACCTGGATGAAACGCAGATCAGCGTCGCCATTGCTGACCCTTCGCGGACCAAGCTGCTCGACGGGCACCGTGATTATCTGATCAATCAGCTGATCCAGTTTCCAGCACTCAGTGCGGTCAAGTTGGCCCGACGTCTGAGAGAGCGCAGCGTTGATCTGGCGGTATCTGACCGGAGCATCCGCCGGTATGTACAAACGCTCAAGCAGCAGGTTGCCTGCGGCCAGTTCCGCTATTACGAACCGGTCGTTGAGTCGGTGCCGGGCGTTCAGTGCCAGGTCGATCCCGGTGAGTTGCGTGGCGTCATGATCGGCGGCGTGGAGCGCGTGGTGCATTTTGTGGTTTTTGTGTTGTCCTGTTCCCGGCTAATGTATGTCGGCCTGAGCTTCCGTCCGTTGGATACCGAGCGTTTTATCCAGATGCATGACGAGGCATTCCGTTACTTCGGCGGCGTCACTGAGGAGTGCATTTACGACCAGACCAAGATGGTGGTGATCAGCGAGCAATATCGAGAGCTGACGCTCAACCAGCGCTTCCACCAGTATGCAACCACGGCTGGCTATCGTATCCATGCCTGTGAGGGCTATGACCCGGAGAGCAAGGGCAAGGTGGAGGCCGGCGTCAAGTACGTCAAGCGTGACTGTTTCTATGGCGAGCAATTTGCGGACGAGAACGCCGTTCACCAGCATCTGCATGACTGGCTTGAGACCGTAGCCAATGCGCGTGTGCACGGCACGACCGGACAGCATCCTCGGGAGCATTTCGAGGCGCTGGAGCGCAGCCAGCTCAAGCCCTATCTGGTCCCGCAGAGCCTGCTGCACTTGATGCCTGCAAGAGAAACGCGCAAGGTCGACAAGACCGGGCTGATCTCCTGGCAGGCTAACAAGTATTCGGTACCCATGGCTTGGCAGCAAGCCCGTGTCGGTGTCAGCGCACAGGACAACCAGCTGCTGATCCATGACCTGGAGAGCGGCGAGCTCATCGCCACCCATGACCTGTGCAAGGCCAAGGGCCGGATGATCAAGAACAACAACCACTACCGAGACCAGACCCAGCGCATTACCGATCTGGAACACAGCATTGATGCGATCCTCTCCGATGATCTGGGCTCTGCCCTGTGCCAATTGCTTAAGCGGACCTCACCGCGTATCTACAAGGACCAACTGGTCGCCGTGCGTGATCTGCTCATGGCCCACGCGCCGGTTGATACCAAGCTGTTGGGTGAGTTGTGCGAGCGCAGCGAGCTGACCGCCACCGGACTCAGGCGCTACCTCGAAGCCTGGCAGCAAGCCAGGGCGCGAGGACGCGCCATCAGTGACCGCGAGTATGCGCCGGAGGCGGGTAGCCGCGTCGGCCATGCCGATCTGAATGCTTACGCCCACGTTGGCCAGTCGACTGGCCACGGAGTGACCCCATGA
- the istB gene encoding IS21-like element helper ATPase IstB, with translation MSLLDSTVAQYRSLRLSATAGELTALLARAEANEMSYLNFAQSLVEHEINARSSSRVSRNLKQAQFPSEKHLEAFDYRHQTTITKRQVSALLDFSFIDNRDNLVFIGPPGVGKTHLAIGIGHKAVQAGYKVLFRTALALVEDLELAEMKGELKKRLNQLSKYDVLIIDELGYLPMTRQARYNLFQLINNLYEYRSVILTTNKDFTSWGEFFHNDNVAVPIIDRVIHHSHIFMLGGESYRLKQKTAG, from the coding sequence ATGAGCCTACTCGATAGCACCGTAGCGCAGTACCGCAGCCTTCGCCTCAGCGCGACCGCCGGTGAACTGACCGCCCTGCTGGCCAGGGCTGAAGCCAATGAGATGTCTTACCTGAATTTCGCCCAGTCGTTGGTTGAGCATGAGATCAACGCCCGTTCGAGTAGTCGTGTGAGCCGCAACCTCAAACAGGCCCAGTTCCCCTCGGAGAAGCACCTGGAGGCCTTTGATTACCGGCATCAGACCACGATCACCAAGCGACAGGTCAGTGCCTTGCTGGACTTCAGCTTTATCGATAACCGCGACAACCTGGTGTTCATTGGGCCACCGGGGGTGGGCAAGACCCACCTGGCCATTGGGATTGGCCACAAGGCCGTCCAGGCTGGCTACAAGGTGCTGTTCCGCACTGCACTGGCACTGGTCGAGGACCTGGAGTTGGCGGAGATGAAGGGCGAGCTGAAGAAGCGACTGAACCAGCTGAGCAAGTACGATGTGCTGATCATCGATGAGCTGGGCTACCTGCCGATGACCCGTCAGGCCCGGTATAACCTGTTCCAGTTGATCAACAACTTGTACGAGTACCGCTCGGTGATCCTGACCACCAACAAGGACTTCACCAGCTGGGGCGAGTTCTTCCATAACGACAACGTGGCAGTGCCCATCATTGACCGTGTAATCCACCATTCACACATTTTTATGCTGGGAGGGGAGAGCTACCGCTTGAAGCAGAAAACCGCCGGTTAG
- a CDS encoding SdiA-regulated domain-containing protein, giving the protein MYSMVKNWLGRTRKASVWMWVLLCLALLAVLQVRTHHLDDRLYFWIKTHWHTDDWQERSVWLPDYRVELDAKPVPGVDNNLSGLTFDPDLNLLWAVTNGPNELLALRRDGDVERRYNLDGFHDVEAVSYAGNGQLVIAEERRQSLVIVDVPIAEDGKLSPDRSLSRDQYPALTLALGKEDNKGLEGLAYDLKGDRLFVTKERDPRQLLEVSGLRASLAGGFSLHVRDLSSLVKDKVFATDLSSVVFDQQSGHLILLSDESKLLIEMTDEGKVVSFRSLARGFAGLLKGIPQAEGVTIDDEGYLYVVSEPNLFYRFTRESD; this is encoded by the coding sequence ATGTATTCGATGGTTAAAAACTGGCTGGGCCGAACACGGAAAGCAAGTGTTTGGATGTGGGTGCTGTTGTGCCTTGCCCTGCTCGCCGTACTCCAAGTCCGCACCCATCATCTCGATGATCGCCTGTACTTCTGGATCAAGACTCACTGGCACACCGACGATTGGCAGGAGCGTTCTGTTTGGCTGCCTGACTATCGGGTTGAGCTGGACGCTAAGCCGGTTCCTGGTGTGGACAACAACCTGTCGGGCCTGACCTTCGACCCTGATCTGAACCTGTTGTGGGCAGTTACCAACGGCCCCAACGAACTGCTGGCTCTCCGTCGTGACGGTGATGTGGAAAGGCGTTACAACCTGGATGGCTTCCACGATGTGGAAGCGGTGTCCTATGCCGGCAACGGCCAGCTGGTAATCGCCGAGGAGCGCCGGCAAAGCCTGGTTATCGTGGATGTCCCCATCGCCGAAGACGGTAAGCTTTCTCCTGATCGTTCATTGAGCCGAGACCAGTATCCAGCTCTCACCCTGGCGCTTGGCAAGGAGGACAACAAAGGGCTTGAAGGTCTCGCCTACGACCTGAAAGGCGATCGCTTGTTTGTGACCAAGGAGCGTGACCCTCGCCAATTGCTGGAAGTAAGCGGCCTTCGTGCCAGCCTGGCTGGAGGCTTTTCTCTGCACGTCCGCGACCTGTCCAGCCTGGTAAAAGACAAGGTGTTCGCGACTGACTTATCTTCGGTCGTCTTCGATCAACAGAGCGGCCATCTGATTCTGCTCAGCGACGAGTCGAAACTGCTGATTGAAATGACTGATGAAGGCAAGGTGGTGAGTTTCCGCTCCCTGGCGAGAGGTTTTGCTGGTTTGCTCAAAGGCATACCCCAGGCCGAAGGCGTAACCATCGACGATGAAGGGTATTTGTACGTGGTCAGCGAGCCGAACCTGTTCTATCGCTTTACTCGGGAGTCAGATTAA
- a CDS encoding TraR/DksA family transcriptional regulator, whose product MAIDDALDLAHFKTLLEQRSAELDRLLEDAESRSQSIELDQSKVGRLSRMDALQQQAMNDATRSRAQHERVRLQLALKRWHEGEYGWCNQCGELIAPGRLEFDPATLLCITCASRTESS is encoded by the coding sequence ATGGCCATAGACGACGCCCTCGATCTTGCTCATTTCAAGACCCTGCTGGAGCAGCGATCTGCCGAGCTGGATCGATTGCTGGAAGACGCTGAGTCTCGCTCGCAATCGATAGAGCTGGATCAAAGCAAGGTGGGGCGTCTGTCGAGGATGGATGCACTCCAGCAGCAAGCAATGAACGATGCAACTCGCAGTCGGGCGCAGCATGAACGCGTCCGCCTCCAACTGGCCCTCAAGCGTTGGCACGAGGGTGAGTATGGCTGGTGTAACCAATGCGGCGAGTTGATCGCCCCGGGCCGCCTGGAATTCGATCCAGCAACGCTGCTGTGCATCACCTGTGCCAGCCGCACCGAGTCGAGTTGA
- a CDS encoding universal stress protein produces the protein MTHVIACIDGSASAPTVCDYAAWASLSLEAPLTFLHVLDQRQYPVATDLSGNIGLGSREHLLDELASLDEQRGKLALEQGRIVLAAAKERAIKDGVAAPESKQRHGDLLESLQELESEMRLLIIGRQGESSGGLSQHVGSQLESVIRIMHRPILVTPASFQKPKSAMLAFDGGATTRKGVEMLAASPLLKGLPIHLVMVGPVSDESSAQLDWAQKMLFNAGFTVRAETRSGEIEPTLHAYQKEHGIDLLVMGAYGHSRIRQFLVGSTTTSMLRTTTSPLLLLR, from the coding sequence ATGACCCACGTAATTGCCTGTATCGACGGTTCCGCCTCGGCCCCAACCGTGTGCGACTACGCAGCCTGGGCGAGTCTAAGCCTGGAAGCACCGCTGACCTTTCTGCATGTGCTGGATCAGCGCCAGTACCCGGTTGCAACCGATCTGAGTGGCAATATCGGCCTTGGCAGCCGCGAGCATCTACTCGATGAGCTTGCTTCCCTGGATGAACAGCGCGGCAAGTTAGCCCTTGAACAAGGGCGGATCGTGCTTGCGGCCGCAAAAGAGCGGGCCATAAAGGATGGTGTCGCCGCACCTGAGTCCAAGCAGCGTCATGGTGATCTGCTGGAAAGCCTGCAAGAGCTGGAAAGCGAAATGCGCCTACTGATCATCGGTCGCCAGGGCGAGTCTAGTGGCGGTCTGAGTCAGCATGTCGGAAGCCAGCTGGAAAGCGTGATCCGTATCATGCACCGACCGATCCTGGTCACCCCGGCCAGCTTCCAAAAGCCCAAGAGCGCGATGCTGGCATTCGATGGCGGCGCTACTACCCGCAAGGGTGTGGAGATGTTGGCGGCCAGCCCCTTGCTGAAGGGGTTGCCGATCCACCTGGTCATGGTTGGGCCAGTGAGCGACGAATCGTCCGCGCAGCTGGACTGGGCGCAGAAAATGCTGTTCAACGCCGGATTCACTGTTCGTGCCGAGACCCGGAGCGGCGAGATAGAGCCTACCCTGCACGCCTATCAGAAAGAGCATGGCATCGATCTGCTGGTGATGGGGGCCTATGGCCATTCACGTATCCGGCAGTTCCTGGTCGGTAGCACCACGACCAGCATGCTCCGCACCACCACCAGTCCGCTATTACTGCTGCGCTAA
- a CDS encoding SulP family inorganic anion transporter, with protein sequence MLQTLKQTWFYNVRGDVLAGIVVALALIPEAIAFSIIAGVDPKVGLYASFCIAVVIAFVGGRPGMISAATGAMALLMVTLVKNHGLEYLLAATLLCGVLQIGAGYLKLGLLMRFVSRSVVTGFVNALAILIFMAQLPELTNVTWHVYAMTAAGLGIIYLFPYVPKIGKVIPSPLVCILVLTAVAIYLGLEIRTVGDMGQLPDTLPVFLWPDVPLTFETLAIIFPYSAALAVVGLLESMMTATIVDDLTDTPSDKNRECKGQGVANIASGLIGGMAGCAMIGQSIINVKSGGRSRLSSLAAGVFLLLMVVFLGDWLKQIPMAALVAVMIMVSIGTFSWDSLRNLKKHPLSTNIVMVVTVVVVVATHNLAFGVLAGVLLAAMFFANKVGHYMAISSSLDEAGEHRSYNVTGQVFFSSADKFVAAFDFKEALNKVTIDLNRAHFWDITAVAALDKVVIKFRREGTEVEVLGLNEASATIVDRFGVHDKPDAIDQLMGH encoded by the coding sequence ATGCTACAAACACTCAAACAAACGTGGTTTTACAACGTCCGTGGCGACGTGCTCGCGGGGATCGTCGTCGCACTTGCGCTGATCCCTGAAGCCATCGCTTTCTCTATCATTGCGGGCGTCGACCCCAAAGTTGGTCTCTACGCCTCATTCTGTATCGCCGTGGTGATCGCCTTTGTCGGTGGCCGCCCAGGCATGATTTCAGCCGCGACAGGGGCCATGGCACTGCTGATGGTGACACTGGTCAAGAACCATGGTCTTGAATATCTGCTGGCTGCCACGCTGCTATGTGGCGTGTTGCAAATTGGTGCTGGCTACCTGAAGCTCGGCTTGCTGATGCGCTTCGTCTCGCGCTCGGTGGTGACCGGCTTCGTCAATGCGCTGGCGATCCTGATCTTCATGGCGCAACTGCCCGAGCTGACCAATGTCACCTGGCACGTCTACGCTATGACAGCCGCAGGCCTCGGCATCATCTACCTGTTCCCCTACGTGCCCAAGATCGGCAAGGTGATCCCCTCGCCGTTGGTCTGCATCCTGGTGTTGACCGCAGTGGCCATCTACCTCGGGCTGGAAATCCGCACCGTAGGTGACATGGGCCAGTTGCCGGATACCCTGCCGGTCTTCCTCTGGCCGGACGTGCCGCTGACTTTTGAAACCCTGGCCATCATCTTCCCGTACTCCGCTGCACTGGCCGTGGTTGGTCTGCTGGAGTCGATGATGACCGCGACCATTGTTGACGACCTGACCGACACCCCCAGCGACAAGAACCGTGAGTGCAAGGGCCAAGGTGTGGCCAACATTGCTTCGGGCCTGATCGGCGGCATGGCCGGCTGCGCGATGATTGGTCAATCGATCATCAACGTGAAATCCGGCGGTCGCTCTCGACTGTCGTCCCTGGCCGCAGGCGTATTCCTGCTGCTGATGGTGGTATTCCTCGGCGATTGGCTGAAGCAGATCCCAATGGCTGCCCTGGTAGCCGTAATGATCATGGTATCCATCGGCACCTTCAGTTGGGATTCGCTGCGCAACCTGAAGAAGCACCCGCTGTCGACCAACATTGTCATGGTCGTCACCGTGGTGGTCGTGGTGGCCACCCACAACCTGGCCTTCGGCGTGCTGGCCGGCGTGCTGCTGGCCGCGATGTTCTTCGCCAACAAGGTTGGCCATTACATGGCTATCAGTTCTTCGCTGGACGAAGCCGGCGAGCATCGTAGCTATAACGTCACAGGCCAGGTGTTCTTCAGCTCGGCAGACAAGTTCGTCGCTGCCTTTGACTTCAAGGAAGCCCTGAACAAGGTAACCATCGACCTGAATCGCGCCCACTTCTGGGATATCACCGCCGTTGCTGCCCTGGACAAGGTGGTTATCAAGTTCCGCCGCGAAGGCACCGAAGTTGAAGTGCTGGGCCTCAACGAAGCGAGCGCCACTATCGTGGATCGCTTCGGTGTTCACGATAAACCCGACGCCATTGATCAACTCATGGGCCACTGA
- a CDS encoding Kiwa anti-phage protein KwaB-like domain-containing protein, with protein MDFFAIARGASVYRLDLEQTLQRDLSAAFTQYAGELLDPNLVVVPFERENFKPDETEILEIAPFDVPAYLYDPVHNAVGCPVLPHNSGVVETVNCIYGYDAASQTYVFQVIPWSQRIAGSRLNIFQGLSSDTFTKSTESGLMIGEGCHAVVTGASLKFRSMWWLKQIIDISQHYRAATEADIDALAQLPTVSVESLTDLKHGSGQWVRTRVAYILDSGILTNYTPTQLLQLAQGHNVPLKINNDTGIDRIVIPKDSQELRSVLKFLEEEYYAGPITGLSYETSNKRRR; from the coding sequence ATGGATTTCTTTGCTATAGCGAGAGGTGCAAGCGTTTATCGTCTGGACCTCGAACAAACGTTGCAGCGGGATCTTTCAGCAGCGTTCACTCAATATGCAGGTGAGCTTCTCGACCCGAATTTAGTGGTTGTGCCATTTGAGCGAGAGAATTTCAAGCCTGACGAAACAGAAATATTGGAGATAGCTCCGTTTGACGTGCCAGCGTACCTTTATGATCCCGTTCACAATGCAGTCGGTTGCCCGGTCCTACCCCATAACAGCGGGGTGGTAGAGACGGTTAATTGCATATATGGATACGATGCCGCGAGCCAAACGTATGTTTTTCAGGTAATTCCTTGGTCGCAACGCATTGCGGGCAGCCGGCTAAATATTTTTCAGGGTCTGAGTAGCGATACCTTTACCAAGAGTACAGAGTCAGGTCTGATGATTGGTGAGGGTTGCCATGCTGTCGTGACGGGCGCCTCCCTTAAGTTTAGGAGTATGTGGTGGCTGAAGCAGATCATAGATATCTCTCAACATTACAGAGCTGCCACCGAGGCAGACATAGACGCGTTGGCACAGCTACCTACAGTGAGCGTAGAGAGCCTTACTGACCTTAAGCATGGCTCTGGGCAATGGGTTAGGACTCGGGTCGCGTATATTCTGGATTCCGGAATTCTAACAAATTATACACCGACGCAACTTTTGCAGCTGGCACAAGGGCATAATGTGCCACTCAAAATAAATAATGATACTGGTATCGACAGGATCGTTATACCCAAAGATAGTCAAGAACTGCGTTCCGTATTGAAATTTTTGGAAGAGGAATACTACGCTGGTCCAATTACCGGCCTGTCCTATGAAACATCTAATAAGCGGCGTAGATAG
- a CDS encoding integrase domain-containing protein yields MRAQAIRLTEAKIKNAKAQEKDYVMGDGDGLQMRIRINGSKLWNFNYYHPLTKKRLNMGLGAYPEISLSQARRMTVEARELIAIGVDPKEHRDQVRQEQRAATEHTLEKVAEAWFNLKKENVTAAYAEDIWRSLALHVLPDIGQTPISKITAPKVIDLLRPLETKGSLETVKRVSQRLNEIMTYAVNSGLIHANPLSGIRAVFKKPKKQNMASLRPDELPELMVALANASIKRTTRALIEWQLHTMTRPVEAATTRWSDIDLEKKIWTIPAERMKKRRPHTIPLSRQALAILEALKPYSGHREYVFPADRNPRDHCNSQTANMALKRMGFGGRLVSHGMRSLASTTLNEQGFDPELIEVALAHVDKDEVRSAYNRADYIERRRPMMEWWSRHIQQAATGSLSVAAFSEAQGRKVVSIR; encoded by the coding sequence ATGCGTGCCCAAGCGATTCGCCTGACAGAAGCCAAGATCAAAAATGCCAAAGCCCAAGAGAAGGACTATGTGATGGGCGATGGCGACGGCCTTCAAATGCGGATACGAATCAATGGCTCCAAGTTATGGAATTTTAACTACTACCATCCCTTAACCAAGAAACGCCTCAACATGGGCTTGGGTGCTTATCCCGAGATCTCGCTTTCTCAAGCCAGAAGGATGACGGTCGAAGCCAGAGAGCTGATTGCAATAGGGGTAGATCCAAAGGAACACCGTGATCAGGTTCGCCAGGAGCAGAGAGCAGCCACTGAGCACACCCTCGAAAAAGTAGCTGAAGCTTGGTTCAACCTCAAGAAAGAAAACGTCACCGCAGCCTACGCCGAGGACATCTGGCGCTCCCTAGCCTTGCATGTACTTCCAGATATTGGCCAAACCCCAATCTCTAAGATCACAGCGCCCAAGGTAATCGACCTGTTACGCCCCCTGGAAACCAAGGGCAGCCTGGAGACGGTCAAGCGCGTATCCCAGCGGCTGAATGAGATCATGACCTATGCAGTCAACTCTGGCTTGATTCATGCCAACCCTCTCAGCGGTATTCGTGCTGTCTTCAAGAAGCCGAAAAAGCAGAATATGGCGAGCTTGCGCCCAGATGAGCTTCCTGAATTGATGGTCGCCTTGGCAAATGCCAGCATCAAGCGAACCACTCGCGCTCTGATCGAATGGCAACTGCACACCATGACTCGACCAGTAGAAGCTGCCACAACACGTTGGTCAGATATTGATCTGGAAAAGAAGATTTGGACCATTCCTGCAGAACGGATGAAAAAACGTCGCCCGCACACCATCCCTTTATCACGACAGGCTCTGGCCATCCTTGAGGCACTCAAGCCATACAGCGGGCACCGCGAATATGTATTCCCCGCCGACCGCAACCCACGCGACCATTGCAACAGCCAAACCGCCAATATGGCCCTGAAACGCATGGGGTTTGGCGGTCGTTTGGTTAGCCACGGAATGCGTTCGTTAGCCAGCACCACCCTAAACGAACAAGGCTTTGACCCTGAGCTGATAGAGGTTGCACTTGCCCACGTCGACAAAGACGAGGTCCGCAGCGCCTACAACCGCGCTGACTACATTGAACGCAGGCGCCCTATGATGGAATGGTGGAGCAGGCATATCCAGCAAGCAGCAACTGGCAGCCTTTCCGTAGCAGCTTTTAGCGAAGCACAAGGCAGAAAGGTGGTTTCGATTAGATAA
- the smpB gene encoding SsrA-binding protein SmpB, translating into MSKQNKPQANGGTIALNKRAKHEYFVEQRFEAGIALAGWEVKSLRAGKAQLVDSYVLLKNGEAYLFGAHFTPLQTASTHVIADPIRTRKLLLNSRELDKIIAGVEQKGYSCVPMALYWKKHLVKCEIALVKGKKDYDKRETEKNRDWDREKQRLVRENNR; encoded by the coding sequence ATGAGCAAGCAAAACAAACCCCAGGCCAACGGCGGCACCATTGCGCTGAACAAACGGGCCAAACACGAATATTTCGTCGAGCAACGCTTCGAAGCAGGCATCGCCCTTGCCGGCTGGGAAGTAAAAAGCCTGCGCGCCGGTAAAGCGCAGCTTGTGGATAGCTATGTCTTGCTGAAAAACGGCGAGGCCTACCTGTTCGGCGCACATTTCACTCCCCTGCAAACCGCCAGCACACACGTTATCGCCGATCCTATCCGCACGCGAAAACTGCTGCTCAACAGCAGGGAACTGGACAAGATCATCGCCGGTGTCGAGCAGAAGGGATACAGCTGCGTGCCGATGGCGCTGTACTGGAAAAAGCATCTGGTCAAATGCGAGATAGCGCTGGTCAAGGGCAAGAAGGATTATGACAAGCGCGAAACCGAGAAGAACCGCGACTGGGATCGTGAAAAACAGCGTCTGGTCCGCGAGAATAACCGCTGA